A window from Verrucomicrobiota bacterium encodes these proteins:
- a CDS encoding glutamine synthetase: MSTAKSVIEMAKKNEAKMVDIKFVDTFGTWQHFSLPIA; encoded by the coding sequence ATGAGCACAGCAAAGAGTGTAATCGAGATGGCCAAGAAGAACGAGGCCAAGATGGTCGATATCAAATTCGTCGATACCTTCGGGACCTGGCAGCATTTCAGTTTGCCCATCGCTGA